The genomic window GAAAAGACAGAGACGCCTCGCCCTGGACACTCTGGTCGAGCGGGACCCATCGCTCCTGAATATCTACTCGGTCATGGAGGTCAGTTCCGCCAAGCTCCCGAAGGTGAACGCTGCGGGCGGGAAGGCGTTCGCCGACTTTATGGTCTCGCCTGCGGCCCAGGAGGTCATCAAGAGTTTCGGGGCAGATAAGTTCGGTGAGCCGCTCTTCTACCCGGACGCAGGCAAACACGAGGAGGAGATTGGGCGCTAATAACTATCGACTCATGGCAACTTTAGGCTCAGTGTGGTTCTAGGATGGCGGGTACCCTTGCAGGCGAGGGGCCTGGGAAGGAGCACGCTTGAGATGACGAAGAGACGGTTTACGGTGATCACGGCCCGGACGCTCACGCAAGGCCAGGCGATGCACGTCGGAAAGGAGTCGAAAGAGTATGTGGACGAGATCTCTACGGCGCGAATGAACCTCAAAGACTTCGAGGAACTCGAACTGCATGACGGGGATCGCATTCGATTAGCGACGAAGCACGGGTCAACTGTGCTGAAATGTGCAAAGGGTGATGTGCCCCAGGGGATGGTGTTCATTGCGTATGGGCGACTGATTAATCCGATTGTCGGCACGGATACCCAAGCGACCGGGATGCCGGACTACAAGGGTATCGAGGTGGAGGTGGAACGCTATGTCTGAGAATGTGGCTGTAATAGACTTGAAGAAGGTGGAAGTGTTTACCGGTGTAGTCTGTCCCTTCTGCGGCACGGCGTGCGATGACATCGAAATTCGTGTCGAGGATGGAAAAATCAAGACGGTGAAGAATGCCTGTGCCCTGGGCAAGGCCACCTATATGCACTATCAAAGCGACCTGGCGACGCCAAGGATTCACGGGCAACCCGCGACCATAGAGCAGTGCATCGATGCGGCCGCAGAGATCCTGGCCAACGCCAAGTACCCCTTGATCTATGGTCTGGACTCGACTGAGTTAAGTGCCCAGCGGAAGGCGATCGAGTTGG from Candidatus Methylomirabilis sp. includes these protein-coding regions:
- a CDS encoding molybdopterin dinucleotide binding domain-containing protein, which translates into the protein MTKRRFTVITARTLTQGQAMHVGKESKEYVDEISTARMNLKDFEELELHDGDRIRLATKHGSTVLKCAKGDVPQGMVFIAYGRLINPIVGTDTQATGMPDYKGIEVEVERYV